One Acetobacterium sp. KB-1 DNA segment encodes these proteins:
- a CDS encoding LemA family protein, with protein sequence MIAIPIILGLIVIIGLWLILSRNSFVSIKNQVEEAFSTMDVYLKKRYDLIPNLVETVKGYATHESETFTKVTAARTAAMNSTSIDEKIANENALSGTLKSLFAVAEAYPQLQANTNFLDLQQQLKMLEDEIANSRKYYNAVVRTMNTKVESFPSNLVASMFGFKKQPFFEVGSAEERENVQVKFN encoded by the coding sequence GGTCTTATTGTGATCATCGGTCTGTGGCTTATTTTATCTCGAAATAGCTTTGTCAGTATTAAAAATCAGGTTGAAGAAGCTTTTTCCACCATGGATGTTTATCTTAAAAAGAGATACGATCTGATTCCCAACCTAGTTGAAACAGTCAAGGGTTATGCTACCCATGAATCTGAAACCTTCACCAAGGTAACGGCTGCCCGAACAGCGGCCATGAATTCAACCAGCATTGACGAAAAAATCGCCAATGAAAATGCTTTATCCGGCACCCTGAAAAGTCTTTTTGCAGTGGCGGAAGCTTATCCCCAACTTCAGGCGAATACAAATTTTCTGGATCTGCAACAACAGTTAAAAATGTTGGAGGATGAAATTGCCAACTCTCGCAAATATTATAATGCGGTTGTACGTACCATGAATACCAAGGTTGAATCTTTCCCCAGCAATCTGGTTGCCAGTATGTTCGGATTCAAAAAACAACCCTTCTTTGAGGTTGGTTCTGCCGAAGAACGGGAAAACGTTCAGGTTAAATTTAACTAA
- a CDS encoding DUF2207 domain-containing protein: MKKQSTLILLSLLLLGILFPGSTFAQEYFIINQYDVTMNVEENHAYEVQENITVTFSEQRRGIFRYIPYRGSFYREVNGQPVETSYTARLTNVKVANFNFETSTEDDSVVIKIGNADEYVSGTQTYPISYIWNPGDDKIDSMDDVYFNIVPQNWDTSIENAHFKIVMPKPFDPTQVEFISGGYGSTVTDAVDFTVTGNTIEGTLKQPLSNYQGVTLKINLPDGYFVGAYTGDEFLPFMYIIFGLSLLGGALIWFFAGRDKRPVETVEFYPPQNFTPSQIGFIVDGALDKPEVMSLLMYWADKGYMTIEQVDKKKFIFHKVKNLPETSEDFEHTFFNGIFDQKDSFSTASVPDSFYDTIVATKEQIKGYFDIPNNQIFTLASKVGLAIISIIMALPLLAYVINSAYKIGMFTPFFEGLIFVGIVSCFAVAPTVLGANIITSALRNRNGVSRKKTVGQMILGIVILIVAALILIVINILLEYNSLLPALLALLTTYGTAFFQIIATRRTETGRLWLGQVLGFKNFIEKAEKDRILTLVNENPQYFFNILPYAYVLGVTDKWAKNFESIAIEQPSWYYGTTYGNNFTSLLFVSSLTRSMNSIASDIIVPPNSGSGGFGGGGFSGGGGFSGGGGGGGGGGSW, encoded by the coding sequence GTGAAAAAGCAAAGCACCTTGATACTTCTAAGCCTTCTTCTTTTAGGAATTCTTTTTCCCGGAAGCACCTTTGCCCAGGAATATTTTATTATCAATCAGTACGATGTTACCATGAATGTCGAAGAAAATCATGCCTATGAGGTTCAGGAAAACATCACTGTCACCTTTTCCGAACAACGCCGTGGAATCTTTCGCTATATCCCCTATCGTGGTAGTTTTTACCGGGAAGTAAACGGACAGCCAGTCGAGACATCCTACACAGCAAGACTGACCAATGTAAAGGTTGCTAATTTCAATTTTGAAACCTCAACTGAGGACGATAGTGTCGTTATCAAAATTGGTAATGCCGATGAATACGTAAGCGGAACCCAAACCTATCCGATTTCTTATATTTGGAACCCTGGGGATGACAAGATCGACAGCATGGATGATGTCTATTTTAACATTGTTCCTCAAAATTGGGATACCAGCATTGAAAACGCCCATTTTAAAATTGTGATGCCAAAACCCTTCGATCCGACCCAAGTGGAATTCATCTCCGGCGGATACGGCAGCACCGTCACTGATGCAGTTGATTTTACTGTCACCGGAAACACTATTGAAGGAACCTTGAAACAACCCCTTTCGAATTATCAGGGCGTTACACTTAAAATCAATCTGCCAGATGGTTATTTTGTCGGTGCTTATACCGGTGACGAATTCTTACCATTTATGTATATCATTTTTGGTCTATCACTGCTTGGCGGTGCCCTAATCTGGTTTTTCGCCGGCCGCGATAAGAGACCGGTGGAAACAGTGGAATTTTATCCACCACAGAATTTCACCCCCTCACAAATCGGTTTTATTGTCGATGGTGCCTTGGATAAACCTGAAGTAATGTCCTTGCTCATGTATTGGGCCGATAAGGGCTATATGACCATTGAACAGGTGGATAAGAAAAAGTTCATCTTTCATAAGGTAAAAAACCTGCCGGAAACATCCGAGGATTTTGAGCACACCTTTTTTAACGGCATTTTTGATCAGAAAGACAGTTTTTCAACTGCTAGTGTTCCCGACAGCTTCTACGATACCATCGTAGCAACCAAGGAACAAATCAAAGGCTATTTTGATATCCCGAACAATCAGATCTTTACCCTGGCTTCAAAGGTTGGTCTGGCAATTATCAGTATCATTATGGCCCTACCACTACTGGCTTATGTTATCAATAGCGCTTATAAAATCGGCATGTTTACGCCCTTTTTTGAAGGATTAATCTTTGTCGGCATTGTCTCCTGCTTTGCCGTTGCTCCCACCGTTTTGGGTGCTAATATCATAACATCAGCACTCCGCAACCGCAACGGAGTGTCCAGAAAAAAAACAGTGGGCCAGATGATTCTGGGTATCGTTATCTTGATCGTAGCAGCATTGATTTTGATCGTTATTAACATCCTGCTGGAATACAATTCCCTGCTCCCGGCTTTGCTGGCACTACTGACTACTTATGGCACCGCCTTTTTCCAGATAATTGCAACCAGGCGGACGGAAACGGGACGACTATGGCTGGGACAGGTTCTGGGCTTTAAAAATTTCATTGAAAAAGCCGAAAAGGATCGGATTCTTACTTTAGTCAATGAAAATCCCCAGTATTTTTTCAATATTCTACCCTATGCCTATGTATTGGGAGTCACTGATAAGTGGGCCAAGAATTTTGAGTCCATTGCCATTGAACAACCCAGTTGGTATTATGGTACCACCTATGGCAATAATTTCACCTCGTTATTGTTCGTTTCAAGTTTAACACGGAGTATGAACAGTATCGCATCTGATATTATTGTTCCACCCAATTCCGGATCCGGTGGATTCGGCGGTGGTGGTTTCTCCGGCGGTGGCGGTTTCTCCGGCGGCGGTGGCGGTGGCGGTGGCGGTGGTAGCTGGTAA
- a CDS encoding sugar-binding domain-containing protein, translated as MKEKELCRLIHVSQLYYEENKTQSEIARDLDISRPAVSYLLNKARKAGIVKIDVLSYHRTIRGIRHELCHLFNLKSCRVVTLPDDLYQIGADVLVEFLPKTKILGLGWGYNIDKIIAKLKKSPGELNSGVICPLIGAITAPQRGYHPDDLVKALAQKTDRLGQVLNCPAIPATAKEQAQVMATEDYKRIEDYWKKTTTALITLGSFPSVPDHGSAMRFGRKLIKEKAVGCLLTYFFNPQGELIQSEDDFAIQIPLEQLARVRDVIGFVPQEANGDVIGFVPQEANGDVIGFVPQEANVASIISGLKTGYFKHLIITETLASEIINKMDENKSV; from the coding sequence TTGAAAGAAAAAGAATTGTGCCGTTTAATACATGTTTCTCAATTATATTATGAGGAAAACAAAACCCAGTCTGAAATTGCCAGAGATCTAGATATATCACGTCCTGCGGTCAGTTATCTTTTAAATAAGGCCAGAAAAGCGGGGATCGTAAAAATTGATGTACTTTCCTACCATCGTACGATCAGAGGAATCAGACATGAATTGTGTCACCTTTTTAACTTAAAAAGCTGTCGTGTGGTGACGTTGCCGGACGATCTTTATCAAATTGGGGCAGATGTGCTCGTGGAATTCTTGCCCAAAACAAAGATACTCGGTTTGGGTTGGGGTTATAATATTGATAAGATTATTGCCAAATTAAAAAAAAGTCCGGGAGAACTTAATAGCGGTGTAATCTGTCCGCTTATTGGCGCAATAACGGCGCCCCAGCGTGGTTATCACCCAGATGATCTGGTCAAGGCGCTCGCTCAAAAAACTGATCGCCTCGGTCAAGTTCTTAATTGCCCAGCCATTCCCGCCACCGCCAAAGAGCAGGCTCAGGTGATGGCGACTGAAGATTATAAACGCATCGAAGACTATTGGAAAAAGACGACAACAGCACTGATAACCCTGGGAAGCTTTCCCTCAGTACCGGACCATGGTTCAGCAATGCGGTTTGGCAGAAAACTAATCAAAGAAAAGGCTGTCGGTTGCCTGCTCACATATTTTTTTAATCCTCAGGGGGAATTAATTCAGAGTGAGGATGACTTCGCCATTCAAATTCCGTTAGAGCAGTTAGCCCGAGTTAGAGATGTCATCGGATTTGTGCCTCAGGAAGCTAATGGAGATGTCATCGGATTTGTGCCTCAGGAAGCTAATGGAGATGTCATCGGATTTGTGCCTCAGGAAGCTAATGTTGCTTCGATTATCAGTGGGCTGAAAACCGGTTATTTTAAGCATCTGATTATTACTGAAACACTGGCAAGTGAAATAATTAACAAAATGGACGAAAACAAAAGTGTTTAG
- a CDS encoding sensor histidine kinase — protein sequence MKNSSIIRNIILISIPVISLIVGMNLYLIDVHVEGRHLVGFASLGALVYINVVIFIIFKVWDHESKKTNEYKTANVQLELQQKHYKEMLEKNYEVRGLWHDMNNHIITMQYLIKNQAFDEIEDYLKQFHELLQNAVDHNRSGNYVVDALLNYKIKVASDHQINFDHYIAIPENLKMNSIDLSIILGNVLDNAIEGCLRDARQNHDKIIKFNMYYKRESLLIDIENTIDRTTIQKAGNNMVSSKRIEDNQSGYGISNVKQVLKNYEGNMVTQILDDRFKCTILIPLD from the coding sequence ATGAAGAATTCTTCAATCATTCGAAATATTATACTGATTAGTATTCCGGTTATCAGTTTAATTGTCGGCATGAACCTTTATCTTATTGATGTTCATGTTGAAGGTCGGCATTTGGTAGGATTCGCTTCACTGGGTGCCCTGGTCTATATCAATGTGGTTATTTTCATAATCTTTAAAGTATGGGATCATGAGTCTAAAAAGACAAATGAATATAAGACGGCAAATGTTCAGTTGGAACTCCAACAAAAACACTATAAAGAAATGCTGGAAAAGAACTATGAGGTAAGAGGATTATGGCATGATATGAACAACCATATCATTACCATGCAGTATTTAATCAAGAATCAGGCTTTTGATGAAATCGAAGATTACCTGAAGCAGTTTCACGAATTGCTTCAGAATGCGGTGGATCATAATCGTTCTGGAAATTATGTGGTCGATGCATTGCTAAACTATAAAATCAAGGTTGCATCTGATCATCAGATAAATTTTGATCATTACATTGCGATTCCGGAAAACCTGAAAATGAACAGTATCGATCTGTCGATTATACTGGGGAATGTTCTGGACAATGCCATTGAGGGATGCCTGCGGGATGCCCGGCAGAATCATGATAAAATTATCAAGTTTAATATGTACTACAAGCGGGAGAGCTTGCTCATTGACATTGAAAACACCATTGATCGGACAACGATTCAAAAAGCGGGGAATAACATGGTCAGTAGCAAACGGATTGAGGACAATCAAAGTGGTTATGGTATTTCTAATGTTAAACAGGTTTTGAAAAATTACGAAGGAAACATGGTGACTCAAATCCTCGATGATCGCTTTAAATGCACAATTTTGATTCCTCTGGACTAA
- a CDS encoding LytTR family DNA-binding domain-containing protein, with protein sequence MLKIAVCEDEEQHKKILVDLISRYPFKTDYCLTTFQYGYELIAASNRGSAFDVIFLDMRLDQEDGIDIANEIRKSGNTARIIITTSLIEYAVLGYSVSASDFLLKPFPQEKLFQVLEKLENDIKNARSNFYEIDINNEKIFLKSDEILYFESLGRKMKVVTFDEAYEYYDKITALQKELDPVRFVLCHRSYIVNLKNVKSIKMKMAVLKNGVMIPISPKRNQKVYDAFTRYMAGSME encoded by the coding sequence ATGTTAAAAATTGCAGTCTGCGAAGATGAGGAACAACATAAAAAAATACTGGTAGATCTGATTAGTCGATATCCATTTAAAACCGATTATTGTTTAACCACATTTCAGTATGGCTATGAACTTATTGCAGCAAGTAACCGTGGTAGTGCGTTTGATGTTATTTTTCTAGACATGCGCTTAGATCAGGAAGATGGGATTGATATCGCAAATGAAATCAGAAAATCGGGTAATACTGCCCGTATTATTATTACAACATCCTTAATTGAATATGCTGTTTTGGGTTATTCAGTTAGCGCCAGCGATTTTTTATTAAAACCATTCCCGCAAGAAAAATTATTTCAAGTTTTAGAAAAACTGGAAAATGACATAAAAAACGCAAGATCTAATTTTTATGAAATTGATATAAACAATGAAAAAATATTTTTAAAAAGTGATGAAATACTATACTTTGAGAGTCTTGGCAGAAAAATGAAAGTCGTTACCTTTGATGAGGCGTATGAATACTACGATAAGATCACAGCACTACAAAAAGAGCTTGATCCAGTTCGCTTTGTTTTATGTCATCGATCTTATATTGTTAATCTCAAGAATGTAAAAAGCATCAAGATGAAAATGGCAGTATTAAAAAATGGTGTGATGATTCCAATCAGTCCCAAAAGAAATCAGAAAGTTTACGATGCCTTCACGCGGTATATGGCGGGATCGATGGAATGA
- a CDS encoding dihydroxyacetone kinase subunit DhaK has product MTLRKFINKPENITSELLEGLALANPFLLEVKPHNLVVNKGLKTANRVTIVTLGGSGHEPAFEGFVGEGMIDVAVVGDIFAAPGYKAVLEALRLADKGKGIVLIVLNHASDMLAGTQTLEEARRAGIAVSMVVTREDVAYAPRTAADRRRGLVGCVPLYKIVGAAAAQGKSLQDVTAIAQDFADNMATIAVACKTATHPQNGSAFSVLGTDEMEIGMGQHGEGGGDRQKMKNADETAILMTDLLITDLNLCAGEEIMVIVNGTGSTTIMEMLIIFRCVHKYLSAKGIRIVANWVEEVLTVQEQAGFQLFFARMNAQNLWYWNAPARTPYLVR; this is encoded by the coding sequence ATGACGCTGAGAAAATTCATTAATAAACCGGAAAACATAACCTCCGAATTACTAGAAGGTTTGGCACTGGCCAATCCATTTCTTCTCGAGGTAAAACCCCATAATCTTGTCGTCAACAAAGGACTTAAAACGGCCAATCGTGTTACGATTGTAACCCTGGGAGGATCTGGTCATGAACCTGCCTTTGAAGGATTTGTTGGCGAAGGCATGATCGATGTTGCTGTTGTTGGTGATATCTTTGCTGCGCCTGGATATAAGGCTGTTCTTGAAGCACTTCGTCTTGCCGACAAGGGCAAGGGTATTGTTTTAATTGTCTTAAACCATGCCAGTGATATGCTGGCTGGAACCCAAACCCTAGAAGAAGCACGTCGTGCCGGAATCGCGGTATCGATGGTTGTTACCCGGGAGGATGTTGCCTACGCCCCCCGTACCGCTGCGGACAGACGCCGCGGTCTGGTGGGATGTGTCCCCCTTTATAAAATTGTCGGCGCAGCCGCCGCCCAGGGGAAATCCCTTCAGGATGTTACTGCCATTGCTCAAGACTTTGCCGATAATATGGCTACCATAGCCGTCGCCTGCAAAACAGCTACTCATCCTCAAAACGGTTCCGCTTTTTCGGTCCTTGGGACTGATGAAATGGAAATTGGCATGGGCCAGCATGGCGAAGGTGGCGGTGACCGTCAAAAAATGAAGAATGCCGATGAAACGGCCATTCTGATGACCGATTTGCTTATTACCGATTTAAACCTCTGTGCTGGCGAAGAAATTATGGTGATTGTCAATGGTACGGGGTCTACTACGATCATGGAGATGTTGATCATTTTTAGATGCGTTCATAAATATCTAAGTGCGAAAGGGATCCGAATTGTGGCAAATTGGGTTGAAGAAGTTCTAACCGTTCAGGAACAAGCCGGATTTCAATTGTTTTTTGCCCGCATGAATGCACAAAACCTCTGGTATTGGAATGCACCGGCACGTACGCCTTATCTGGTGCGATAA
- a CDS encoding DeoR/GlpR family DNA-binding transcription regulator encodes MLHIDRRKEILNTIMSKGSVKVASLSEKYGVGEATIRRDLKYLAEEYGITLSYGGAFRKEKINYQTTSEMDIYKKRTQNIEEKRFIAQKAAKLIKNGDTIALNSGSTVELMLDYLENIKDINLITLSLSAALKASAISGITVYMPGGKLRSFSGAFYGKKANEFLKSFNIDKAFIGVMAVSIDKGITHGAFEEIEINQTIHEISRKRYLMADYSKFDKVSLTKMIDLNVFDGFVLDDKVPEIYREYCKSNGIEMI; translated from the coding sequence ATGTTACATATTGACCGCAGAAAAGAAATATTAAACACAATTATGAGCAAAGGTTCGGTTAAGGTGGCCAGTCTTTCAGAAAAGTATGGTGTCGGCGAGGCGACAATCCGACGGGATTTAAAATATTTAGCTGAGGAGTATGGGATTACCTTGTCCTATGGGGGAGCTTTTCGAAAAGAAAAAATTAACTATCAGACGACGTCCGAAATGGATATTTATAAAAAAAGGACCCAGAATATTGAAGAGAAGCGGTTCATTGCACAAAAAGCCGCCAAGCTTATTAAAAACGGCGATACGATCGCATTGAATTCCGGTAGCACCGTCGAACTGATGCTTGACTATCTTGAAAACATCAAAGATATTAATTTAATTACGCTCTCTTTAAGTGCCGCATTAAAGGCATCCGCTATTTCTGGGATCACGGTTTATATGCCGGGCGGGAAGCTTCGCAGTTTTTCTGGTGCATTTTACGGTAAAAAGGCCAATGAATTTTTAAAAAGTTTCAATATTGATAAGGCATTCATAGGGGTGATGGCGGTGTCAATTGATAAAGGGATTACGCATGGTGCTTTTGAAGAGATAGAAATCAATCAGACAATTCATGAAATCAGTCGCAAGCGTTACCTCATGGCAGATTACTCGAAGTTTGATAAGGTCTCGCTGACAAAAATGATTGATTTGAATGTTTTCGACGGTTTTGTCTTGGATGATAAAGTCCCAGAGATATACAGGGAATACTGTAAAAGTAATGGTATTGAGATGATTTAA
- a CDS encoding sugar-binding transcriptional regulator: MKEKELIRLIHISKLYYEENKTQAEIARILDISRPSVSSLLSKARKEGIVRIEILSYQQSNIGLSQGLCRRFDLKTCHVVASAEAFHQEAATVLLSFLEKSKVLGLGWGYNINKIIDALPQTNIRETAHGIVCPLIGTATVPHRGYHPNELATDLSHKTGFQAEYLISPAFPTTEQDQELFMNTNNYLNILERWRKMDTAIMTLGSFPLVPDHGTALRFGKKLIQEKAVGSLLSYFFNVQGGQISGDDDYAIQIPLRLLTRIKHVIGIVPPESNTNAVISCLQSGYVKHLVITEQNAKDVLNQIESN; encoded by the coding sequence ATGAAAGAAAAAGAACTAATACGATTGATTCACATTTCAAAATTATATTATGAAGAGAACAAGACACAGGCAGAAATTGCCAGGATTTTGGATATTTCCAGACCCTCAGTGAGTAGTTTATTGAGTAAGGCCAGAAAAGAGGGGATCGTAAGAATTGAGATCCTTTCGTATCAACAATCCAACATCGGTTTGAGTCAGGGCCTATGTCGCCGTTTTGATCTAAAAACCTGTCATGTGGTGGCATCGGCAGAGGCTTTCCATCAGGAGGCGGCAACGGTCTTATTAAGTTTTCTTGAGAAAAGCAAGGTTTTAGGCCTGGGATGGGGATATAATATCAATAAAATCATTGACGCCTTGCCCCAGACAAATATTCGCGAAACGGCCCATGGCATTGTCTGTCCCCTAATTGGAACTGCGACTGTGCCCCATCGAGGATATCATCCCAATGAGTTGGCCACTGATTTATCACATAAAACAGGGTTTCAGGCAGAATATTTAATTAGTCCAGCTTTTCCAACTACCGAACAAGATCAGGAGTTATTCATGAATACCAATAATTATCTAAATATTCTTGAGCGCTGGCGGAAAATGGATACAGCAATTATGACGCTGGGTAGTTTTCCGCTGGTTCCAGACCATGGGACGGCGCTGCGGTTTGGTAAGAAACTCATTCAGGAAAAAGCGGTCGGAAGTCTGCTATCTTATTTTTTTAATGTGCAAGGCGGACAGATTTCCGGAGATGATGATTATGCCATTCAAATTCCTTTAAGACTTTTGACACGGATCAAACATGTTATTGGTATTGTTCCTCCAGAATCCAACACCAATGCAGTTATCAGTTGTTTGCAGAGCGGTTATGTCAAACATCTGGTGATCACAGAACAAAATGCAAAGGACGTTTTGAATCAAATTGAAAGCAATTGA
- a CDS encoding dihydroxyacetone kinase subunit L, whose amino-acid sequence MPLEPLKIKDLLLAAAGEIADHVEILTELDCALGDGDHGTTMKKLTNVMFDEIKTWNQTTNLKTGLESLTDALEDVSGGSAGPLFGAFIYGMAEAADPDAPNTDTFIKSILLGAYDEFFATSKAVVGDKTMMDAIYPATEVIRSSTADMKTTLKKAAQAARTGSDNTTGMLAKFGRARYIGDRCLGHKDPGSVTFAFFYEGLAKGYLA is encoded by the coding sequence ATGCCACTGGAACCCTTGAAAATCAAAGACTTACTCCTTGCCGCGGCCGGCGAAATTGCCGATCATGTTGAAATCCTAACTGAACTGGATTGCGCTCTCGGTGATGGGGATCATGGTACAACCATGAAAAAACTGACAAATGTCATGTTTGACGAAATAAAAACCTGGAATCAAACCACCAACCTGAAAACAGGGTTAGAATCCCTCACTGATGCCTTGGAAGACGTCAGTGGTGGTTCAGCTGGCCCTCTGTTTGGCGCTTTTATTTATGGTATGGCTGAAGCCGCCGATCCTGATGCACCTAATACCGATACATTCATAAAAAGTATTCTGCTCGGAGCCTATGACGAATTCTTTGCCACCTCCAAAGCGGTTGTTGGCGATAAAACCATGATGGATGCCATCTACCCGGCCACCGAGGTAATCCGCAGTTCCACCGCAGACATGAAAACGACTCTTAAAAAAGCTGCTCAGGCAGCCCGAACCGGATCTGATAACACGACCGGGATGCTGGCAAAATTTGGGCGGGCCCGATACATTGGCGACCGCTGTTTAGGTCATAAGGATCCTGGCTCGGTTACCTTCGCCTTTTTCTACGAAGGGCTGGCCAAAGGATATTTAGCATAA
- a CDS encoding VOC family protein translates to MYEIMHVGVPVTEPVLEEFYAEGLKVHISGPDNNPFKFEYLRFEEGTPLHPDVVNFNHIAYKVPNIDTFIKDHQALVLNERMTVDEHLDIAFVKVDGTVIELMEIK, encoded by the coding sequence ATGTACGAAATTATGCACGTAGGTGTTCCCGTTACGGAACCGGTATTGGAAGAATTTTACGCCGAGGGATTAAAGGTTCATATTTCAGGGCCAGACAACAACCCTTTCAAGTTTGAGTATCTGAGATTTGAAGAAGGCACCCCCCTTCATCCTGATGTCGTTAATTTTAACCATATTGCCTACAAGGTTCCCAATATCGATACCTTTATCAAGGATCATCAGGCCCTTGTCTTAAACGAACGGATGACGGTTGACGAACATCTGGACATTGCATTTGTCAAAGTCGATGGCACGGTTATTGAATTGATGGAAATAAAATAA
- a CDS encoding dihydroxyacetone kinase subunit DhaK gives MTMKKFINNPDNITAELLEGLALANPQILEVTEHNLIINKGLSTADRVTIVTIGGAGHEPALEGFVGEGMIDISVVGDIFAAPGYKAVLEALKLADKGKGVLFVVLNHAGDMLAGDRTMKEVEKLGLNVIKVVTQEDIANAPRSDAANRRGLVGCVPLYKICGAAAAQGKSLTEVAAIAQDFADNMATIAVACKTATHPQNGASFAELGEDEMEVGMGQHGEGGGGRQKMATADETAVIMADALLKDLALKSGEEVMVIVNGTGATTIMEMLLVFRRVHHYLSEKGIKIVASWVEEVLTVQEQAGFQLFFARMDPEKLAYWEAPAKTPYLSR, from the coding sequence ATGACAATGAAAAAGTTTATTAACAATCCGGATAATATCACGGCTGAATTATTAGAAGGTCTGGCTCTGGCCAATCCACAAATCCTTGAGGTGACCGAACATAATTTGATCATCAACAAAGGTCTTTCGACTGCCGATCGGGTTACCATTGTCACCATCGGCGGTGCCGGTCATGAACCGGCTTTAGAAGGTTTTGTCGGCGAAGGAATGATTGATATTTCCGTTGTTGGGGACATTTTTGCGGCTCCCGGTTACAAAGCCGTACTGGAAGCGCTGAAACTGGCTGATAAGGGCAAGGGTGTACTTTTTGTGGTGTTAAACCATGCCGGAGATATGTTAGCCGGTGACCGAACCATGAAAGAAGTCGAAAAACTGGGATTAAACGTCATAAAGGTGGTCACTCAGGAAGACATCGCCAATGCGCCCCGCTCTGACGCTGCCAACCGCCGTGGGCTGGTTGGCTGTGTGCCGCTTTATAAAATCTGTGGTGCCGCTGCCGCGCAGGGTAAATCGTTGACAGAAGTGGCCGCGATTGCTCAGGATTTTGCCGACAATATGGCTACCATTGCCGTTGCCTGCAAAACTGCCACCCATCCCCAGAATGGTGCATCCTTTGCCGAACTTGGTGAAGATGAAATGGAGGTTGGCATGGGCCAGCATGGTGAAGGCGGTGGCGGGCGTCAAAAAATGGCTACTGCCGACGAAACTGCTGTGATTATGGCCGATGCACTCCTTAAAGATCTGGCTCTGAAATCCGGCGAAGAGGTGATGGTCATTGTCAATGGTACCGGTGCCACCACCATTATGGAGATGCTACTGGTTTTCCGTCGGGTTCACCACTATCTCAGCGAAAAGGGTATTAAAATTGTCGCCAGTTGGGTCGAAGAAGTTTTAACAGTCCAGGAACAAGCCGGCTTCCAGCTTTTCTTTGCTCGTATGGATCCGGAAAAACTGGCCTATTGGGAAGCTCCGGCAAAAACGCCGTATTTGAGTCGATAG
- the lsrF gene encoding 3-hydroxy-5-phosphonooxypentane-2,4-dione thiolase, with the protein MADQDSIKKAKDFGFDRPMAKRNFHVKGMDDVDWGMKTRLSKIFDSRSGHTIMLAFDHGYIMGPTQGLERMDLAIPPLLDYADVLMATRGALRTCIRPDHNKAIALRCSAGSSVLKEDMSKEIIGVNVEDAIRMNATCMAIQAFIGSEHECQSIENIIKTVDAGNRYGIPTLGVVAVGKEMERTTKYFSLATRMLAEFGVQIVKVYYCDNFEEVTAACPVPIVIAGGKKVPEKDALEITYQAIQKGAAGVDMGRNVFQAGNPTAMIQSIRKVVHEGFTGAEAFAFYTDLSSR; encoded by the coding sequence ATGGCAGATCAGGATTCAATCAAAAAAGCCAAGGACTTTGGGTTTGACCGTCCAATGGCGAAACGGAATTTTCATGTCAAAGGAATGGATGATGTGGATTGGGGCATGAAGACCCGATTGTCAAAAATATTTGACTCCCGCAGTGGTCATACCATTATGCTGGCCTTTGATCACGGTTATATCATGGGGCCTACCCAGGGATTGGAGCGCATGGATCTGGCCATCCCACCGCTTTTAGACTATGCGGACGTCCTCATGGCTACCCGGGGCGCTCTGCGAACCTGTATCCGACCGGATCATAACAAAGCCATCGCCCTGCGTTGTTCTGCCGGAAGTTCGGTTCTAAAGGAGGATATGAGCAAGGAAATCATCGGTGTCAATGTCGAAGACGCGATCCGGATGAATGCAACCTGCATGGCGATTCAGGCCTTTATCGGGTCTGAACACGAATGCCAGAGTATTGAAAATATCATCAAAACCGTGGATGCTGGCAACCGATATGGCATCCCTACCCTGGGCGTGGTGGCGGTGGGTAAGGAAATGGAGCGAACCACCAAATACTTTTCTCTGGCCACCCGGATGCTGGCTGAATTCGGGGTCCAGATTGTGAAGGTCTATTACTGCGATAACTTTGAAGAAGTTACAGCGGCCTGTCCGGTCCCCATTGTTATTGCCGGTGGTAAAAAAGTTCCCGAAAAGGACGCCCTGGAAATCACCTATCAGGCGATTCAAAAAGGTGCTGCCGGAGTCGATATGGGGCGGAATGTCTTCCAGGCGGGTAATCCGACGGCAATGATCCAGAGCATCCGTAAGGTAGTTCATGAAGGTTTTACCGGTGCCGAAGCCTTTGCGTTTTACACTGATCTTTCTTCTCGTTAA